Genomic window (Enterobacteriaceae bacterium 4M9):
GCATTGTTCTGTGACATTATTTAAATTCAGAGTATTATTCTGTTGGTTGTCTTTTTTGTATCCTTTGTTGATAGTAAAGTATCGCTTTTGTCACTTGTCAGCAAGAAGTGAAAATTCATGCTGCATTCTTATTATTATCTGCAACTGCAAATTAACAAATTGCAGCAAAATATATTTTTGTAGAAATACACGGTCTCTTTGAATAAGAGACTGCCTATCCTCGGTAAGGAAATCTTATGCAGTATAATAAAATTGCAGTTTCTCTGCTTCTTGGCCTTGGCCTGGTTACCTCTGGCGCATATGCAGCCGATGGCAAAGTCACTTTCACCGGTTCTATTATTGATTCAGCGTGTTCTATTGCACCGGATTCTCAGGACCAGGAAGTGGCAATGGGCGCAATCGCGGCCACTCAGCTTGAAAAAGGCGGCAAATCTACCGCGCGTGATTTCCACATCACGCTGGAAAACTGCGCCCTGGCAAGTGATGCCGGTGCAGGCAATGGTAATGGCGGTGCAGCACGTGCAGCCGCCGCGAAATCGGTTTCTGTCACATTCGATGGCCTGAAAGATGGCGAAATGCTGGCGCTGAACCCGGACAGCGACGCCAAAGGTGCCGGTATCGTCATTACCGATGACATTTACACCCCGATTGCTCTGGGCAAACCGT
Coding sequences:
- a CDS encoding type 1 fimbrial protein — translated: MQYNKIAVSLLLGLGLVTSGAYAADGKVTFTGSIIDSACSIAPDSQDQEVAMGAIAATQLEKGGKSTARDFHITLENCALASDAGAGNGNGGAARAAAAKSVSVTFDGLKDGEMLALNPDSDAKGAGIVITDDIYTPIALGKPSSVFELSKGKNVLDFKAYLQGSGSTTAIETGQFEAVAKFTLNYE